A stretch of Chitinophagaceae bacterium DNA encodes these proteins:
- a CDS encoding formimidoylglutamase, translating to MYDLHDFLMPIDLHQLNGDGGYNDGQLAKHIDAYETGIPDISKADIVLVGVGETRGSGINEGDSNAANRIRRQLYHLHYWHTDIQIADIGNIKTGATLNDSYAAIKTVLAELLRMKKTVLLLGGSHDITLAQYFAYKELQQVIEATCIDATIDLKGESPLRSENFLLELLTSEPNLVKHYNHIGFQSYYVHPRMLETMDKLRFDCHRVGVAKDNMEEMEPVLRNTHLLSFDISAIKYSDSPASRQSPNGFSGEEACTLARYAGMSNSLSSFGIYGYLPQLDMHDLSAKQIAQMLWYFIDGKSRNKHEAAMDDRHSFNEFHTRFTEVESVFLQSKKTGRWWMQLPDKKFIACSYNDYLHASHNEIPERWLRAQERN from the coding sequence ATGTACGACCTGCATGACTTTTTAATGCCCATAGACCTTCACCAGCTGAACGGGGACGGCGGTTACAACGACGGACAACTGGCAAAACACATCGATGCGTATGAAACAGGTATCCCGGATATCAGCAAAGCCGATATTGTGCTGGTGGGCGTGGGCGAAACAAGGGGCAGCGGGATCAATGAGGGCGACAGCAATGCGGCCAACCGGATACGCAGGCAGTTATACCACCTGCATTACTGGCATACCGATATCCAGATCGCCGACATCGGGAATATCAAGACCGGCGCTACCCTCAACGACAGCTATGCCGCCATTAAAACGGTATTGGCCGAATTATTACGCATGAAGAAAACGGTATTGCTGCTGGGCGGCTCCCACGACATTACCCTGGCCCAGTACTTTGCCTACAAAGAACTGCAGCAGGTGATTGAAGCCACCTGCATTGATGCAACCATCGACCTCAAAGGCGAAAGCCCCCTGCGGAGTGAGAACTTTTTACTGGAACTGCTTACCAGCGAACCCAACCTGGTAAAACATTATAATCATATCGGCTTTCAGAGTTACTATGTTCACCCACGCATGCTGGAAACCATGGACAAGCTGCGGTTCGACTGCCACCGGGTAGGCGTTGCAAAAGATAATATGGAAGAGATGGAGCCGGTTCTCCGGAACACCCACCTGCTTAGTTTCGACATCAGCGCCATAAAATACAGCGATTCGCCTGCCAGTCGCCAGAGCCCGAACGGGTTCTCCGGCGAAGAGGCCTGCACATTGGCCCGGTATGCCGGCATGAGTAACAGCCTGAGCAGTTTTGGTATTTACGGTTACCTGCCCCAGTTGGATATGCATGACCTGAGCGCCAAGCAGATCGCCCAGATGCTCTGGTACTTTATTGATGGCAAAAGCAGGAACAAGCACGAAGCCGCCATGGATGACCGCCACAGTTTCAACGAATTCCATACCCGGTTCACCGAAGTGGAGTCTGTTTTCTTACAAAGCAAGAAGACCGGCCGCTGGTGGATGCAGCTGCCCGATAAAAAATTCATTGCCTGCAGCTACAACGATTATTTACATGCCAGTCATAACGAGATACCGGAACGCTGGCTCCGGGCCCAGGAACGGAATTAA
- a CDS encoding 2-oxoacid:acceptor oxidoreductase subunit alpha encodes MKQEVLSDVVIKFAGDSGDGMQLTGSQFTNNTAMLGIDLATFPDFPAEIRAPIGTLPGVSGYQLRFSSDRVFTPGDACDVLVAMNAAALKTNLKGLKPGGKIIANVDGFDAKNLRLASYPEGVNPLEDDSLGNYEVIRMDVTKMTREALKDITMGVKEKDRAKNMFVLGFLYWMYNRDMDSTISFIKEKFGKKPEIFESNVKALQAGYNYGDTTETFTTRYKVEKAKMDPGTYRSIMGNQAVAYGLIAASQKSGLQLFLGSYPITPASDILHELSRYKNFAVKTFQAEDEIAAITSAIGASYGGSLGVTTSSGPGIALKGEALGLAVMLEIPLVVVNIQRGGPSTGLPTKTEQSDLMQAYYGRNGECPMPVISASTPSDCFNAVYEAVRISVQHMTPVMFLSDGYIANGAEPWKFPSAADLPEIKVEYASQNGNMDADGKFQPYKRDEKLVRPWAIPGTAGLEHRVGGLEKQDVTGNISYDPDNHQHMVKTRQAKVDMIADHIPEQKLDSGPEKGKVLVLGWGSTYGAIKSACAELQKAGHAVSHVHLRYIRPFPKNLGDILKNFDTVLVPEINNGQLVKIIRDVYFVDAKPYNKIMGIPITKGELVDEIKRLL; translated from the coding sequence ATGAAACAGGAAGTTTTAAGCGATGTAGTGATAAAATTTGCAGGCGACAGCGGCGATGGTATGCAGCTTACCGGAAGCCAGTTCACCAATAATACAGCCATGTTGGGCATTGACCTGGCCACCTTCCCGGATTTTCCGGCAGAGATACGGGCCCCGATAGGGACACTGCCCGGTGTGAGCGGTTACCAGCTTCGTTTTTCATCCGACCGTGTGTTTACCCCCGGTGATGCATGTGATGTGCTGGTGGCTATGAATGCAGCGGCTTTAAAGACGAACCTGAAAGGATTGAAGCCCGGCGGAAAGATCATTGCCAATGTAGATGGTTTTGATGCAAAGAACCTGAGGCTGGCCAGTTATCCCGAAGGAGTGAATCCCCTGGAAGACGATAGCCTCGGAAATTATGAAGTGATACGGATGGACGTTACCAAGATGACCCGGGAGGCATTGAAAGATATCACCATGGGGGTTAAGGAAAAAGACCGGGCCAAGAATATGTTTGTACTGGGCTTTTTGTACTGGATGTATAACCGGGACATGGACAGCACCATCAGTTTCATAAAAGAAAAATTCGGAAAAAAACCGGAGATATTTGAAAGTAATGTAAAGGCTTTGCAGGCCGGGTATAATTACGGCGATACCACCGAAACATTTACCACCCGGTATAAAGTAGAGAAGGCAAAGATGGACCCCGGTACCTACCGTTCCATCATGGGTAACCAGGCTGTGGCTTATGGATTGATCGCGGCTTCGCAAAAAAGCGGGCTGCAGTTATTCCTGGGAAGCTACCCGATCACGCCGGCAAGCGATATCCTTCATGAGCTCAGCCGGTATAAGAATTTTGCTGTAAAAACATTCCAGGCAGAAGACGAGATCGCGGCCATCACATCGGCCATTGGTGCCAGTTATGGCGGAAGCCTTGGGGTGACAACCAGCAGCGGTCCCGGTATAGCATTGAAAGGGGAGGCATTGGGTTTGGCGGTGATGCTGGAGATCCCGTTGGTTGTAGTCAACATCCAGCGTGGAGGCCCGTCAACCGGTTTGCCGACCAAAACAGAACAGAGCGACCTGATGCAGGCATATTATGGCAGGAATGGGGAATGCCCCATGCCGGTGATCTCTGCATCAACACCCAGTGATTGCTTCAACGCCGTGTATGAAGCCGTACGGATCTCTGTGCAGCACATGACGCCGGTTATGTTCTTAAGCGATGGATATATTGCCAATGGTGCAGAGCCCTGGAAATTTCCTTCTGCGGCAGACCTGCCGGAAATAAAAGTAGAATATGCTTCGCAAAACGGGAATATGGATGCGGATGGGAAATTCCAGCCTTATAAAAGAGATGAAAAATTGGTCCGCCCATGGGCAATACCCGGAACAGCAGGACTGGAGCACCGGGTAGGCGGACTGGAAAAGCAGGATGTGACCGGTAATATCAGCTATGATCCGGATAATCACCAACACATGGTGAAGACCAGGCAGGCAAAGGTTGATATGATCGCTGATCATATCCCTGAACAAAAATTAGACAGCGGCCCTGAAAAAGGAAAAGTGCTGGTGCTTGGATGGGGCAGTACCTACGGCGCCATCAAAAGCGCCTGTGCCGAATTGCAAAAAGCCGGGCATGCAGTATCACATGTACACCTCCGTTATATCAGGCCTTTCCCGAAAAACCTCGGCGATATCCTGAAAAATTTTGATACCGTTCTTGTTCCGGAAATCAATAACGGCCAGTTGGTTAAGATCATCCGGGATGTATATTTTGTAGATGCAAAGCCGTATAATAAAATCATGGGCATTCCCATCACAAAAGGAGAGTTGGTGGATGAAATAAAACGGTTGTTGTAA
- a CDS encoding DUF1800 domain-containing protein, with translation MNETPTLRKGFSKKSISAVSNDLQAPPVDGLQEYAGVWGAPQVIHLLKRTLFGAKLQDVQYFKGRTMQQAVNELLQPTAAPSTYPLNNYSVNGYTDPSGVPPWQTWINSGITLADKELNEKRIDSLKTWWLGQALNPSRSIHEKMAIFWHNHFAIDTSVGTDVIKARFWYDHYRTLRQHALGNFKNLVKAITLDPAMLFFLNGASNVKGSPNENYGRELQELYTAGKGPGSAYSEDDVKAAALVLTGHTVHPVTFTYFFDAGKHDATNKEFSSFYGNRVITGYNGPAGASEVDALLDMIFSQEEISKHICRKIYRHFIYYKIDNDIEQTIITPLAQVFRNNNFDIQPVLATLFKSKHFYDMGYSSACIIKSPLDFVIGLCNEFKVVMPAGSDSAATYAVWESIRYEAGEMQQELGAIPEVAGWYAYYQEPAFHELWVNTATYTRRAVFTDRMIADGITHTNQTIQVDPIAFADQFANPGNPNLLINDSLEILLRYPLSESAKEFIKRSILLSGQVQDYYWTNAWDAYKANPSDMITKAIVSARLQALYKYIMNLPEYHLC, from the coding sequence ATGAATGAAACACCAACGCTGCGTAAAGGCTTCAGCAAAAAAAGTATATCAGCCGTTTCAAATGATTTACAGGCTCCCCCGGTAGATGGATTGCAGGAATATGCAGGCGTATGGGGTGCCCCGCAGGTCATTCATCTTCTGAAAAGAACTTTATTTGGTGCTAAGCTGCAGGATGTGCAGTATTTTAAAGGAAGAACCATGCAGCAGGCGGTTAATGAATTGCTGCAGCCCACCGCCGCTCCTTCCACCTATCCATTGAATAATTACAGCGTTAACGGGTATACGGATCCCAGCGGGGTACCGCCCTGGCAAACCTGGATCAACAGTGGGATCACCCTGGCAGATAAAGAGCTCAATGAAAAAAGGATCGATTCCCTGAAGACCTGGTGGCTTGGCCAGGCATTGAACCCATCCCGTTCCATTCATGAAAAGATGGCGATATTCTGGCACAATCATTTTGCCATAGATACTTCGGTAGGTACTGATGTGATCAAAGCAAGATTCTGGTACGACCATTACCGAACGCTTCGCCAACATGCATTGGGGAATTTCAAAAACCTGGTAAAAGCAATTACCCTTGACCCGGCGATGCTTTTTTTTCTAAACGGGGCATCCAATGTCAAAGGATCGCCCAATGAAAATTATGGAAGGGAGTTGCAGGAACTTTATACAGCCGGCAAAGGCCCTGGTTCTGCATATTCAGAAGATGATGTGAAAGCAGCAGCGCTGGTGCTTACAGGACATACGGTTCACCCGGTCACCTTCACTTATTTTTTTGATGCAGGAAAACATGATGCAACCAATAAGGAATTCTCTTCTTTTTACGGCAACCGGGTGATCACCGGGTATAATGGGCCTGCCGGCGCTTCGGAAGTGGATGCATTGCTGGATATGATCTTTTCGCAGGAAGAAATATCCAAACACATCTGCCGGAAGATCTACAGGCATTTTATCTACTATAAAATTGATAATGATATTGAACAAACGATCATCACTCCCCTGGCCCAGGTATTCCGGAATAACAACTTTGATATTCAACCGGTGCTGGCAACGCTTTTCAAAAGCAAACACTTTTATGATATGGGGTATTCATCCGCCTGTATCATTAAGAGCCCGCTGGATTTTGTGATCGGCCTGTGCAACGAGTTTAAGGTCGTGATGCCAGCCGGTAGCGATAGTGCAGCCACGTATGCGGTTTGGGAAAGCATCCGTTATGAGGCGGGAGAAATGCAACAGGAATTAGGTGCTATACCCGAAGTGGCCGGCTGGTATGCCTATTACCAGGAGCCGGCTTTTCACGAACTGTGGGTGAATACAGCTACCTATACGAGGCGTGCCGTTTTTACCGACCGGATGATCGCAGATGGGATCACCCATACCAATCAGACCATCCAGGTCGATCCGATCGCATTTGCAGACCAGTTTGCCAACCCGGGTAATCCCAACCTGCTGATAAATGACTCCCTGGAAATACTGTTGCGTTATCCTTTATCCGAAAGTGCAAAAGAATTTATCAAGCGTTCCATTTTACTGAGTGGCCAGGTGCAGGATTATTACTGGACAAATGCCTGGGATGCCTATAAAGCAAATCCTTCGGATATGATCACAAAGGCCATTGTATCCGCCAGGTTGCAGGCGCTCTACAAATACATTATGAACCTCCCGGAATATCATTTGTGTTAA
- a CDS encoding DUF1501 domain-containing protein, producing the protein MQRRSFFKQTIQGAVLPSIMGGLSVKAFGNSAFLQSLSGADNDHVLVLIQLAGGNDGLNTIIPLEFYSDYNRIRSNIAIPENRVLPLNNNLKSGLHPSLAGMQQMYNEEKLCAIQAVGYPSPNGSHFRSMDIWLTGSDAEQYLSTGWAGRYLNHQYPNYPVGFPNDTMPDPLALQIGSVLSPVFLSPTGFDALAIDESLNFYNLIDAIQDPAPNTPSGVELTYLRTIAKQTNKYAEVIKAAAAKVTQQSPYPADNYLAAQLKGVAKLVAGGLKTKIYMVGMGGFDTHAGQVNGGNPLTGNHSGLLKQVSEAITAFTQDLKFLGVSQRVLGMTFSEFGRRMQSNGSLGTDHGAAQPVFLFGDAVKQGILGKNPAIPASSEAIDNVPMQYDFRSVYSTILRDWFCLPAQDVDSVLLKNYQYLPVIKSTACNMDMQELNNLGDNLIINYPNPFVSSTTITFKTKGGHNLLQVFDATGRRIATLTDKVYAEGTYSVTFNSGALASGVYYARLQNGSLQQVRPMLKVRG; encoded by the coding sequence ATGCAAAGGCGATCATTTTTTAAACAAACCATACAGGGAGCGGTGCTGCCTTCTATCATGGGCGGGTTATCTGTAAAAGCCTTCGGTAACTCAGCCTTTTTACAATCGCTTTCCGGTGCAGATAATGACCATGTGCTGGTGCTTATTCAACTGGCCGGCGGCAATGACGGGTTGAATACCATTATTCCATTGGAATTTTACAGTGATTACAACCGCATACGGTCAAACATTGCCATTCCGGAAAACAGGGTATTGCCCCTGAACAATAATCTTAAATCCGGGTTGCATCCGTCTTTGGCTGGTATGCAGCAGATGTATAATGAAGAAAAACTCTGTGCCATCCAGGCAGTAGGTTATCCATCCCCCAATGGTTCTCACTTCCGGTCAATGGATATCTGGTTAACCGGTTCAGACGCTGAACAGTATTTGTCAACCGGTTGGGCAGGCAGGTATTTAAATCATCAGTATCCCAACTATCCTGTTGGTTTTCCCAATGATACCATGCCCGATCCGCTGGCACTGCAAATTGGTTCTGTTTTATCACCGGTGTTTTTAAGTCCTACCGGTTTTGATGCATTGGCCATTGATGAGAGCCTTAACTTTTACAACCTGATCGATGCCATCCAGGACCCGGCGCCCAACACACCAAGCGGGGTGGAGCTGACGTATTTACGAACCATCGCAAAACAAACCAATAAATATGCAGAGGTGATAAAAGCGGCTGCAGCAAAAGTTACACAGCAATCGCCTTATCCTGCAGACAATTACCTGGCTGCACAATTAAAAGGGGTGGCGAAACTGGTAGCGGGCGGATTGAAAACAAAGATATACATGGTGGGCATGGGTGGTTTTGATACACATGCAGGACAGGTGAATGGCGGCAACCCCCTTACCGGCAATCACAGTGGTTTATTAAAGCAGGTCTCAGAAGCCATTACTGCTTTTACACAGGACCTTAAATTTTTAGGTGTTTCCCAAAGGGTTTTAGGAATGACCTTCTCGGAATTCGGAAGGCGCATGCAGTCGAACGGAAGCCTGGGTACCGACCACGGGGCGGCCCAACCGGTTTTTTTATTTGGCGATGCGGTGAAGCAGGGGATACTCGGTAAAAACCCGGCCATCCCGGCCAGCAGTGAAGCCATTGACAATGTTCCCATGCAATATGATTTCCGTTCGGTTTATTCAACCATATTAAGAGACTGGTTTTGCCTGCCGGCACAGGATGTTGACAGTGTATTGCTGAAAAATTATCAATACCTGCCGGTGATAAAATCCACTGCATGTAATATGGATATGCAGGAACTGAATAACCTCGGTGATAACCTGATCATTAATTATCCGAACCCCTTTGTTTCTTCTACCACCATTACATTCAAAACAAAAGGGGGGCACAACCTTTTACAGGTTTTTGATGCTACGGGAAGAAGGATCGCCACCCTGACGGATAAGGTTTATGCAGAAGGTACTTATTCGGTTACGTTCAACAGCGGTGCACTGGCAAGCGGGGTTTATTATGCAAGATTGCAAAATGGTTCCCTGCAGCAGGTGAGGCCCATGCTTAAAGTAAGGGGGTAA
- a CDS encoding gliding motility-associated C-terminal domain-containing protein, translating to MKCFIQILSFILLSVTAERAAAQTAYTVSHSSTCVGSPVIFNSNVFETAQFPDQVRWNFGDPASGPLNTANGIQQPTHIYTTPGSYIITLFVDDPGAGIINLSDTIVFVLPVTHNFGPDVYLCGDTGTYILNAPVVPGALYEWNDDTTTLGPLLAVKETGTYTVKINGCAVTDTIGIYFTREPDLDLGRDHLMCQGEVLTLDASSENATYQWFLNGTLIGSAQSQLPVTAPGGQYIARIDVAGCGIYSDTVNISFSNFAAPAFDLGPDTLLCPKEIFMLTAHVQGATSYIWSSKGLDVNDAVNYNIDLDSTIRITGQGRYWAFVTVAKTCEVVDTMIVRYRGNKQLNFNDTALCQGNSLVLDADFGTGIYKWEAFPPQRGDQNNTNQSTYYIYNPGFYTVTARVGHCIFKDSLTVVYNDSLKLSLPADTVLCRGETFIITPAVNTTDYTWQDGSKSRYFTATRTGLYRIVAENGCGRDTAEMNIVFDPCPCALLLPNAFTPNGDGLNDNFRPLHACDMENYSMTVYNSYGEIIFFSRDPLKGWDGKRKNDLQNMGNYVWSVSYIKSSTQKPVQKQGSILLLR from the coding sequence ATGAAATGTTTTATTCAAATACTGAGTTTTATTTTACTTTCTGTAACTGCTGAAAGGGCGGCTGCACAAACAGCCTATACTGTTTCTCACAGTTCCACCTGTGTGGGTTCGCCGGTGATCTTTAATTCAAATGTTTTTGAAACAGCCCAGTTCCCGGACCAGGTACGCTGGAATTTCGGGGACCCTGCCAGCGGACCTTTGAATACGGCCAATGGAATTCAGCAACCAACACATATTTACACAACACCCGGTTCTTATATCATTACCTTGTTTGTAGATGACCCCGGTGCAGGGATCATTAATTTGAGCGATACGATTGTTTTTGTTTTGCCCGTTACCCATAATTTTGGACCCGATGTCTATTTATGTGGAGATACAGGTACCTATATACTGAATGCGCCTGTTGTACCCGGAGCCTTGTATGAATGGAATGATGATACGACAACCCTTGGCCCCCTCCTTGCAGTAAAAGAAACAGGAACATATACCGTGAAAATAAACGGTTGTGCTGTTACGGATACCATTGGCATTTATTTTACACGAGAGCCCGATCTTGACCTGGGCCGGGATCATCTGATGTGCCAGGGGGAGGTACTTACACTGGATGCGTCCAGCGAAAATGCAACCTACCAATGGTTCCTTAACGGTACCTTGATAGGTTCCGCTCAATCGCAGTTACCGGTAACAGCACCCGGTGGTCAGTATATCGCCCGGATCGATGTGGCTGGCTGTGGAATTTACAGCGATACAGTGAATATTTCTTTCAGCAATTTTGCTGCACCCGCCTTTGACCTGGGGCCTGATACGTTACTGTGCCCTAAAGAAATTTTTATGCTGACGGCACATGTACAGGGAGCCACTTCTTACATATGGAGCAGCAAGGGACTGGATGTAAATGATGCGGTGAATTATAATATTGACCTTGATTCAACCATCAGAATAACCGGCCAGGGAAGGTATTGGGCATTTGTAACAGTTGCAAAAACATGCGAAGTGGTTGATACAATGATCGTCCGGTACCGGGGCAATAAACAATTGAATTTTAATGATACAGCCCTGTGCCAGGGAAATTCCCTTGTGCTTGATGCTGATTTTGGAACCGGCATATACAAATGGGAAGCATTTCCACCACAGCGGGGAGACCAGAATAATACCAACCAATCCACGTATTACATTTATAATCCCGGCTTTTATACGGTAACGGCCCGGGTGGGGCATTGTATTTTTAAAGACAGTTTAACGGTGGTATACAATGATTCATTGAAGCTTTCATTACCGGCAGATACAGTTCTATGCCGGGGGGAGACCTTTATTATTACACCGGCTGTAAATACCACCGATTATACCTGGCAGGATGGAAGCAAGTCAAGGTATTTTACTGCAACCAGGACCGGCTTATACAGGATCGTGGCAGAAAATGGCTGTGGAAGGGATACGGCAGAAATGAACATTGTTTTTGACCCCTGTCCCTGTGCTTTATTATTGCCCAATGCCTTTACGCCCAATGGCGACGGGCTGAATGATAACTTCAGGCCATTGCATGCGTGTGACATGGAGAATTACAGCATGACGGTCTATAACAGCTATGGAGAAATAATATTCTTCAGCAGGGACCCATTGAAAGGCTGGGATGGAAAAAGAAAAAACGATCTGCAGAATATGGGAAATTATGTGTGGTCTGTTTCGTACATAAAGTCCAGTACACAAAAACCTGTTCAAAAGCAGGGTAGTATATTATTGCTCCGGTAA
- the nth gene encoding endonuclease III — MTKKERYRFLIDYFLQHAPDAETELIYDDPFQLLVAVILSAQCTDKRVNLTTPYIFEKYPDAASLSKADFEDVFPLIKSISYPNNKTKHLIGMAKMLMEKFNGKVPMTVEELVQLPGVGRKTANVITSVADKQPNMAVDTHVFRVSARLGLTTNAKTPLAAEKQLVENIPSAYVHLAHHWLILHGRYVCTARNPSCSKCGLAGICKYVNKKNKS; from the coding sequence ATGACCAAAAAAGAGCGTTACCGTTTTTTAATTGACTATTTCCTGCAACATGCCCCCGATGCAGAAACAGAACTGATCTATGATGACCCATTCCAGTTGCTGGTAGCCGTTATCCTTTCTGCACAGTGTACCGATAAAAGGGTTAACCTCACCACACCGTATATTTTTGAAAAATACCCGGATGCCGCCTCCTTGAGCAAGGCAGACTTTGAAGATGTTTTTCCCCTCATCAAAAGTATTTCTTACCCCAACAACAAAACAAAACACCTGATCGGCATGGCTAAAATGCTGATGGAAAAATTCAATGGGAAGGTACCCATGACCGTTGAGGAACTGGTACAACTACCCGGGGTTGGGCGCAAAACAGCCAATGTCATCACTTCGGTGGCGGACAAACAGCCGAATATGGCAGTAGACACACATGTATTCCGGGTGAGCGCCAGGTTAGGCCTTACTACCAATGCCAAAACCCCGCTGGCAGCCGAAAAACAACTTGTGGAAAATATCCCTTCAGCATATGTACACCTTGCACATCACTGGCTTATTTTGCATGGAAGATATGTTTGCACGGCAAGGAACCCCTCGTGCAGCAAATGCGGCCTGGCGGGTATCTGTAAATATGTGAACAAAAAAAATAAAAGTTGA
- a CDS encoding septum formation initiator family protein — MQELSENTYAAKPLLRRGLGRLPSWLKNKYLLAGVFFVIWMLFFDPKDIPSGFERKQKLNELQNSEQHLDELITDAQKELDQLKNNAQSIEKYAREKYMMKKDNEDLFIVNTPSKVK; from the coding sequence ATGCAAGAGCTTTCAGAAAATACATACGCTGCTAAGCCCCTCCTTCGGAGGGGTCTGGGGAGGCTCCCCTCCTGGTTAAAGAACAAGTACCTGCTTGCCGGGGTTTTTTTTGTGATCTGGATGCTGTTCTTTGATCCAAAGGACATTCCATCCGGTTTTGAGCGAAAACAAAAATTGAATGAACTTCAAAATAGCGAGCAACACCTTGACGAATTGATAACAGATGCCCAAAAAGAACTTGACCAGTTAAAGAATAATGCCCAAAGTATTGAAAAATACGCCCGGGAGAAATATATGATGAAAAAAGATAATGAAGACCTTTTTATCGTAAACACCCCTTCGAAAGTCAAATAA
- the eno gene encoding phosphopyruvate hydratase yields the protein MSYIASIHARQILDSRGNPTVEVDILTENEHLGRAAVPSGASTGIHEAVELRDGNKKLYGGKGVLKAVKNVNTILADNLLGWDVADQTGIDALMLALDGTPNKGKLGANAILAVSMAVAKAAALEANLPLYRYIGGTNARIMPIPMMNILNGGAHADNKIDFQEFMIMPVGASTFSEGLQWGVEIFHTLKSVLKKKGYSTNVGDEGGFAPNIQSNEEAIETVLTAIQAAGYKTGSQIKIAMDAANSELWNAKEKKYIFHKSDGKKMTSEQLVKYWENWVKQYPICSIEDGMAEDDWKGWKMLTEAVGSKCQLVGDDLFVTNVDRLERGIKESIGNGLLVKVNQIGTITETINAVSMAQNNGYNTIMSHRSGETEDTTIADLAVALNCGQIKTGSASRTDRMAKYNQLIRVEEILGESGIYPKGKIKFGSPS from the coding sequence ATGAGCTACATCGCCTCCATCCATGCCCGCCAGATCTTAGACAGCCGTGGTAATCCAACCGTAGAAGTGGATATTTTAACTGAGAACGAGCACCTGGGCCGTGCCGCCGTACCCAGTGGCGCCAGCACCGGCATTCATGAAGCTGTTGAGTTAAGAGATGGCAATAAAAAACTGTATGGAGGCAAGGGGGTGTTGAAAGCGGTAAAAAACGTCAATACCATTCTTGCAGATAATTTACTGGGCTGGGATGTGGCCGATCAGACCGGTATTGATGCCCTGATGCTTGCCCTGGATGGAACGCCTAATAAAGGAAAGCTGGGAGCCAATGCGATACTGGCTGTAAGCATGGCGGTTGCCAAAGCTGCAGCATTGGAAGCTAATCTTCCGTTGTACCGTTACATAGGCGGAACCAATGCCAGGATCATGCCTATCCCGATGATGAACATTTTAAATGGTGGTGCGCATGCAGATAATAAAATAGACTTCCAGGAATTCATGATCATGCCGGTGGGTGCTTCCACGTTCAGTGAAGGGCTTCAATGGGGTGTGGAGATCTTTCATACCCTGAAGTCGGTATTAAAGAAAAAAGGATACAGCACCAATGTAGGGGATGAAGGAGGGTTTGCCCCCAACATCCAAAGCAATGAAGAAGCCATTGAAACGGTGCTGACTGCCATCCAGGCCGCAGGATATAAAACCGGTTCGCAGATAAAAATTGCCATGGATGCAGCCAATAGTGAATTGTGGAATGCCAAAGAGAAGAAATATATTTTCCATAAAAGCGACGGAAAGAAAATGACCAGTGAGCAACTGGTAAAATACTGGGAGAACTGGGTAAAGCAATATCCCATCTGCTCCATTGAAGATGGCATGGCCGAAGACGACTGGAAGGGATGGAAAATGCTTACGGAGGCAGTTGGAAGCAAATGCCAGCTCGTAGGGGATGATCTGTTCGTGACCAATGTTGACCGCCTTGAAAGAGGTATCAAAGAATCCATCGGGAACGGGTTATTGGTTAAGGTAAACCAGATAGGAACCATCACCGAAACGATCAATGCGGTTAGTATGGCGCAGAACAATGGGTATAATACCATCATGAGTCACCGCAGCGGTGAAACAGAAGATACCACCATTGCCGACCTGGCTGTTGCCCTCAACTGCGGACAGATAAAAACAGGTTCAGCGTCAAGAACCGACCGCATGGCTAAATACAACCAGCTTATTCGTGTGGAAGAAATACTGGGCGAAAGCGGTATTTATCCAAAAGGAAAGATTAAATTTGGAAGCCCATCCTAA